CTGACAGCAGTGCACGTGTGGGCTTCATGCTGGCTTCAAGCTGTGTTAAAGACATGTAAGAGTTACTGggcagaaacaggaaaacacattAACCCATGAGCTGCGGGAAGCAAATACAGCTCATGAATGAGAATTGGTGTTGGCGTGGATCTGAAAGGTAAAGCTCTAAAAAACTGTTTACTTCAAACTTTGTGGTGTCTTAAGAGAATGATTTGTAGTTCGAAGATTCCCAAACATACCCAGGGGGAAAACAGGTTACAAGCATGACCACAACATCAGAACAGGTTTAATCTCATTTGCTAGTCAAAGATTGCACAGCGTGAGGGAAGGTGGAACTTCTGTGTGGTCACAGCAGAGAGATAATGAGCTGGATCTTGTCCCTAGTAATCACAACCCATCGTTGTCACTGATTGTTAATTACCAGCCCAAAGGCCGGAGCTGCAGTTGCATTCTCCTCGCATGTTGGATGGATTAGAAACGCCAGGTGAGCGGCTCAGGGAAAAGACACCCACCCCTGAGGCTGCTGGATAATCACAGGGATCTCCTGGGCCCCCAGCGCTGGTGGGCTGATTGCCTTCCATAAGAACATCCCGGAAAGGATCGGCTCAGGGacaggctctgccagctcctggctccagccctgctctgcccgcAGAGCTGCGGGGTGCCCGGTCCTGCTGAGCAGTGTCCCTCAGGTGGGACACGCTGCGTGGCTCTGGCATGCTCAGGTAAGGAGCTGCGGGAGCAGGCGGGGACCTGGTGGGACTTCGCAGCGGCCCCAAGGACCCAGCACAGCCCGGCCGGCAaagggagcaggagccctgcaggaggCTGCGAGGCTCGGCCGCGGCCCCAGcgctgcagcagcagccggaCTGCCACCGGGCACGGAGCGAGGTGTCCCCTCCGCGGGCGTGGAGTGTCACCGTGCAGCGGGGTGTCCCCTCCGCGGGCTCGGAGTGTCACACACGTGCAGCGGGGTGTCCCCTCCGCGGgcacacagtgtcacacacgTGCAGCGGGGTGTCCCCTCCGCGGgcacacagtgtcacacacgTGCAGCGGGGTGTCCCCTCCGCGGGCACACAGTGTCACACAAGTGCAGCGGGGTGTCCCCTCCGCGGGCGCGGAGCTGCGGGGTGCGATCAGCCGCGTGGAGAACGCGGTGAATGGCCCGCTCGCCCGGCCGGTGCCAGGCCGGTGCCAGGCCGGTGCCAGGCCGGTGCCAGGCTGCCCGGCAGCGACAGCGACCTTCGTGCTCAGTGTCCGAGCGCAGCGCGGCCAGCACCGGCGGGGCCACCGCACCGCTCCCTGTGGCCGGCCCGCAGCCGGGCGGGGCCCGGGGCCAGCCGCAGCCCCCGCGGCTCTCCCGGGCTGGCTGGACGCGGcgctgtccctctgtcccctcctgcgCGCAGGCACAGCGCGGACAGGGCGCTGGGTGCGCCGAGCCGCGCCTGCGGGGCTGCGCtctgccggggctgcccgggagCTCCGGTCAAACGGGAACCACTGGAACATCGCATTTTCTGACTGAACGCGAGGAATTCACCGCAAAACGTTCGGGAAAGAACAGGATTTTCAACGCAGAGCAGCAGATTCAAAGGATATCCTATTTTTATGCTCCCTCTCCGTGTAATTCATCTGCCATTCCAAACAAGACGTGCCTCGGCTGAATGAAGCCTCAAATCATCACATAATAGGAGAAGTCATTTATTGTGAATCAGGCTCTTTCTGTGGCATATAAATAGCCTGTGCTGTTCCACAGGCTTTGTCAGTCAGGATTAATTAGCAATTGACCCTTGCTTGAGATTTCTTCGCTACCTCTACATTTTTCATAGGGCTAAATGAGCTCTCCACACTGCTTTAGGAGGCTTCCCAAGCTGGAGTTTCATTTACCTCTAGGCTATAAATCAGTAGTTTAATTTATCACTAGGTTACATATCAGCAGTGAATAGTCAGGGTGGAATTGAGTTTATTATAAAGGTGTTCTGTTAGAAGACACAGTATTACAGTGATTGAAACATGCTCTTCAATTTTCCATTAATGCCCAATTCTGAATATGACCACAGAGAACCACACTTCACGAACTTTACATTTAGCATTCTAATAAATAAGTTCAATAAATAGGGACTCTGCAGAGGAAGCCGTACATATGAACAGAAGCTGCTTAACAATGTCGTCAAAAAATAACTAGAGCTACTCTCATTTGTAACCAATCACTGGAATTGgtaagtaaaatataaatattttactctTATGATGCAGACCAGAGGAACAAAGATCTGTTAAAAATCACCCTTAGGATTACATCAAACTTAATTTTGTACACTAAATTCCTTATTCAGAGCATGCTTTTATACCGTTTTtagcacaaaatattttcaaatacatttattaaaaatatgagaaaCGAGTGACACTGCCCATGTAGAATTTCATCTGTGCCTGATCGCTAGCTCTTGTGTTACACAATGTTGCAGTTCGGCTAATTTTGGATGAACTATCCCACAGTTGGGGAAGATCTATAGTAAAGGGCCGGATTTAGTCTGTAGTATATTGCAACATCTTGTTAATACAGTAATTTATCCGTCaaagtacaaaaaaattaattccccCCAATTACtgttctatatatatataatatatatataatccaCTTATATTATCCATTTTAATAGCCACTGCTCTCGGCACACGACCTGTGTTACGCGTGAAGCCTGCGGGGGAGCAGAACCTTCCTGGTGGCCGGGGCAGGAGCGTGGAGCACGTGTTCCCCGCGGGCCTCGaggcccagctgctcccagcgcGGCCGCGGTGACAGCGCGGTGACAGCGGCCCCCAGCCAGGCCAGCCAGGCCACGCCGGGCCCGTCCCTGCGGCTGGCACTGCCCCGGGCACCGGGCACGGGAGCAGATGCCAGCCCCCGCAGCCGTGACCCCGCACGGCCCCGTGCCCGGCAGCGCCCGCGCGCCCGGGGACAGCTCCCGCGCCACGAAGAACCATCGCAGCCCCAAAGCACAACCATGCACACACCAGCAAAGCCTACCTCGAGTAAAACACCGGCACTGAAAGAGGACTGAACCATAAATGCCACCAAACTACCGAGTAATTATCAGCACTAGAagtagatgaaaaaaaaaaatggtgaaagTGAAAATGGTAACTGCATCGTGACTTTGATTTAAATCCTGGCGTACAACAGCGAGTGAGCAGAAAGCCTGGTCTGTGACTGAGCCTCAGAAGACAAGATACtgctcttatttttatttcctatttttaaagaCAGGCTGACTGAGAACATTTTCAAACGTGGGAGACTAAGTCATTAAACCAGATACACTTGGATCGCTCTCCTCCTTTAGGGGATTTACTTCATTTTACTTTATCTGACAGAAGtcagaaataaatgaaactaCTGAAGGAAAGCTGAATTGTGACacattattttccattaaaattctGCCACTGACTTTGTTAAGCTTTTCCTAAGACCAGAAAATGAGGCTTTATCTAAAAAAGAATTTGAGACTGCTAGATTTTCCTCACACACTCGTAAGCCCTACAGTCTCCTACTGCCTCAAAGCGGAGGATTTTTTCCGAACCGTTCCCAAAGCTTCTGCATTTGTTCACAAACTGGTATCTCCGTTCTGTTTATACTCTGGTAAAATATTGAGAGTCATTTCCTCACTTTTGGACTGCACGTTGGGTTCGCTCCTTCTGGACGACTTCCTGGTGGCCCTGGAAAGCTTCCTTCGGAAGGTGTCGCCTGCCAGGAAGTAAAGGATGGGGTCAACGCAGCTGTTGAGGCTGGCCAGGCCCCGCGTCACTTGGTAAGTGGCATAAACCTTATCGTTGAAGGCACACATATCTGGGGTTTGAAAATCCACCCTGGCCCTTAGATTTAAGGTCTTCATCACGTGGAAGGGAAGGTAGGACACTGCGAAGACCGTCAACACAATAATGACCAGGTAAatggattttctcctgagagGAGAATTGTCCAAATCCTTGTAAATCAAAGCTTTCACGATGAGCCCATAGCAACCGAGAATCACTATGAAGGGGATGCAGAACATCAGCACGGTGGTGCACATGCTGTAAATGAAGTAACTTCTCAGGTAATCATCGGCCGTTGTGTCGTAGCACGTTGTGgtcttatttttccttatccCTGTTCCCGAGTAGAAGAGGATTGGAGAAATCACGGCCACCACGAGGACCCAGACCAGGCTGCTGATGTACACCGCGTTCTTCTTCTTCAGCCTGCCCAGCGACTTCAGGGGGTGCACCACCCCCGTGTACCTGTGCACGCTGATGCAGGTCAGGAACAGGATGCTGCCGTACAGGTTCACGTGGAAGATGAACCTCTGCAGCTTGCACATGACATCGCCGAAGATCCAGTCTGTTTTGTTGAAGTAGTAAAAGATGAGGGCGGGCAGAGTCAAGACGTACAAGAAATCGGCCAGTGCCAAGTTGAACATGTAAACCGAGATGCCGCTCCAAGGCCTCATGTGGAAGACAAACATCCAGATAGCCACGCTGTTGCCCAAAAACCCCGTGATGAAGACCAGAATGTAGACGGTGGGCAGGTAATAGAACTGGAAGCCGGTTTTGGTCAGGGAGCACTTGGTGGTGACGTTTCCCGCAGACCAGCCGCCGCTGGATAACAGGTTGGGCTCAGTTCcgttcagagcagcagagagaaggacTTCAGTCATGATCCTTCCCCCAGAGTCACATAGGGCTGAGGCGAAGCAACGAAGTCTCTACAGGCACAGAAGCGCATCTAAAAAAATAAGAGAGCAAAGGAAACCTAGCTGCAAggtgagccctgccctgcttttCCTCGCAGGCTCCCAAGCGGCGGTAccgggccccgctccgctccccgccccgctcccggggAGCCGCGCACGCCGCCGCCACCGCGTGCTGGCCCGGCCGGAGCGGGGACAGCGACAGCGGCGGGGACAGGGCGGCGGGACCGGGGCCGATCGGGGGCCGGGAGCGGCCGATCCACCCGCGCCCCTCGGCGaccgccgccgcccccgcgccgccgccccgtcccgccgcccgcccggccaccgccgcccggccccgccgcaccCCAGCCCGGCCGCAggagcgccggggccgccccacctgcctcctcctcctcctcgtcgtCGTCGTCCTCGTCGTCGTCGTCGTCGTCTCAGCCCGCGCtcgccgctccgcgccgccggcagcgcccgcccgcGGGAGGCGGCGTCCCGGCCGCGGCTGCCCCGGCGCCCAtggccgggcagggccggggcggcggcacGGGCCCCGGacggcggcagcgccgcggagCGCGGCCCCTCGGCGGGCACGGCGCCGGACTGAGCCGGGCGGGACGAGGCGCGGCTCGGCCCCGGCgcgcccgccccccgcgccgcccccgcaCGGGCGGTGCTGCCGCAccggggccgcgccgcgggcacggcaccggcaccggctctgccctgccccggggcaCCGCCGCGCCGGGCTCGGAGCGGACCGCGCtcgggaggaggcggcggcggagcccGGGTGGAGCCCGGCACGGCCAGCGGGGTCTGGCGGTGTCACCGCGCAGCCCGGGCGGGCGGGACGCGGGAGGCAGGGTCCCTTTAGCCCTCACGGGGATGGGGCAGGGTCACTCCGGCTCCCGCAGCGATGCTGAGGGTCCCCTCGGCCCTCGGAGGGGTGGGGAAGGGCGGTGCTGCGCCAAGGCTGAGACCGCTCTGCCCCGCGTCTGTGCGGCGGGGGTGCCCAGGGCGCTGCTCCCgagctgctgccagaggtgGAACAGCCCTTCCCTGATTCTGCTTTCACTCAACCCTTTGAAATCTGCTCTGCAACCCAGTTTAAGTGACACGAACACGTTAATTGCTGTAAATGGAACAGCTGAGCAGAAATATGCTCTACTGACCTCTAATTAAGCGCTATACATTTGGCACTTGAGTCAGAATATGGTTATTATTTATTGTCTTGGCAAAACACAATCTGCTGGTTTCAGCCATTTCTTCC
The genomic region above belongs to Motacilla alba alba isolate MOTALB_02 chromosome 9, Motacilla_alba_V1.0_pri, whole genome shotgun sequence and contains:
- the P2RY1 gene encoding P2Y purinoceptor 1, with the translated sequence MTEVLLSAALNGTEPNLLSSGGWSAGNVTTKCSLTKTGFQFYYLPTVYILVFITGFLGNSVAIWMFVFHMRPWSGISVYMFNLALADFLYVLTLPALIFYYFNKTDWIFGDVMCKLQRFIFHVNLYGSILFLTCISVHRYTGVVHPLKSLGRLKKKNAVYISSLVWVLVVAVISPILFYSGTGIRKNKTTTCYDTTADDYLRSYFIYSMCTTVLMFCIPFIVILGCYGLIVKALIYKDLDNSPLRRKSIYLVIIVLTVFAVSYLPFHVMKTLNLRARVDFQTPDMCAFNDKVYATYQVTRGLASLNSCVDPILYFLAGDTFRRKLSRATRKSSRRSEPNVQSKSEEMTLNILPEYKQNGDTSL